GTTGATCGTCATCAGTAGTCCCGCGCCGATGGCGGCGCCCCAGGCCGTGCCGGAGCCACCGAAGATGGCCACTCCACCGACCACGGCGGCCGCGACGGCCTGGAACTCGATCCCGGTACCGGCGCTGGAGTTGACCGTGCCGTAGCGGGCGGCGAACACCACCCCGGCCAGGCCGGCCAGGGCGCCGCTGAGGATGAAGGCGCCGACCACACGGCGGTTCACCGGCAGGCCGTAGAGCACGGCGGCCTCCGGGTCGGAGCCGACGGCGTAGAGCTCACGGCCCGATCGGGCGGTCTGCAGGTAGTAGCCGACAGCCACCACGATCACCAGGGCGATGATGAAAAGCACCGGGATGGTGAGAATCTGGGCGGTTCCGAGCTTGAGGAAACCGTCGGGCATCTGCGAGGCGCTGATCAGGCTGGAACCGGCCCAGGTGAGCACGATGCCGCGGAAGATGTACTGCGTGCCCAGGGTGATCACCAGGGCGGGCACCTTGCCGTAGGCCACCACCACACCGTTGATCAGGCCCAGCCCGGCGCCGGCCGCGCTGCCGATCACGAAGGCCAGCACCGGCGGCATACCCGGGTGGGTGATGAACAGTTCACCGGTCAGCCAGGCGCTCAGGCCGAGGATCGACCCGACCGACAGGTCGACGTTCCGGGTGATGATCACGACCGTCTGGCCGGCGGCCAGCAGCAGCAGGATCGTGGGGGTCAGCAGCAGGTCGCGCCAGCCGTCGGAGCTGAACACGAAGTCCGGGCTCTTGAGGGCCGCGGCCGCCACGACAATCAGCAGCACGATCGCGACGGACAGTTCCCGCGAGCGCAGAAGGGTTTTCAGCAGCCGGGTGCGGGTGGGCAGGGCGCTGGGCTCGAGCAGCAGGGCAGTGCCCTCATCAGTGGTCGTGTGGGTCATCGGGCCATCTCCTGGCTGCCTGAGCTGGATGTGGCGGCGTGCATGACGGTCTCCGGGGTGGCCTGGTCACGGGAAAGATCGGCGGTGAGCCGGCCCTCGCTGACGACCAGCACCCGGTCGGCCATACCCAGCACCTCGGGCAGTTCCGACGAGATCATCAAGATCGCCAGGCCCTGCCCCGCCAGCTCCGAGAGCAGCCGGTGCACTTCGGACTTGGTGCCGACGTCGATGCCGCGGGTGGGCTCGTCGATGATCAGCAGGTCGGGTTTCGTGGCCAGCCACTTGGCAATGACCACCTTCTGCTGGTTACCGCCGCTCATGGTCTTCGCCGGGGCGTCGAGCGAGCTGGTCTTGACCTCGAGGCGGGCGGCCCAGGGGGCCACGGCCTTGTTCTCCTGCCCGCGGGTGAGCAGGCCGCCCCGGGCCAGACCACGCCGGATCACCCCGGCGATGTTCTCGGCGACCGAGGCGTCGGTGACCAGACCCTGCTTGCGCCGGTCCTCGGGGATGAAGGCCATGCCCGAGCGGATGGCCGC
This window of the Kineosporia sp. NBRC 101731 genome carries:
- a CDS encoding ABC transporter permease, translated to MTHTTTDEGTALLLEPSALPTRTRLLKTLLRSRELSVAIVLLIVVAAAALKSPDFVFSSDGWRDLLLTPTILLLLAAGQTVVIITRNVDLSVGSILGLSAWLTGELFITHPGMPPVLAFVIGSAAGAGLGLINGVVVAYGKVPALVITLGTQYIFRGIVLTWAGSSLISASQMPDGFLKLGTAQILTIPVLFIIALVIVVAVGYYLQTARSGRELYAVGSDPEAAVLYGLPVNRRVVGAFILSGALAGLAGVVFAARYGTVNSSAGTGIEFQAVAAAVVGGVAIFGGSGTAWGAAIGAGLLMTINSALPMVGISDFWQQALVGALIIAAIVLDRVLAARQARKLIEARDES